GAATTTCCTAACTCGCTCGCGGTCGAACCACTCGAACAACTTGGTACGCCGCTGACGCTAGCGGCACGGCCTAGGCCACCGATGGGCGGGCGCGGCGGCTCGCTTGACCAAGCCAATATCGGCCGCCACGCTTGGCGCTATTCGAACCAGGCGTCCTGATGCAGGATCAAGGGCACCTCCTTGTTCTCGGCGGAATCGCCCGGCATGGGCTCGCCCTTAATATTAATACGCCCCATGATGTCCTCGTTAGGATCGACGCAAGCACCAACACGCAACATTACCAGCGGCTCCTGGCTGACGGTCTTGAACCAGTAGAAGGAGCCGCGCGGCAAAAATACCCCGTCCATCCTGCTCACCACCTGGGTCTCGCCTTTGGGGCCATAAAACTCGGCCGAGCCCTGCAAGACCAGGAACATATGGTCTTCGTTGGGATGGGCGTGGAGCTCGTTTTCGCCACCCGACGCGTAGGTCTTGAGCCATACGTACATGCGGTCGGTGGTGGCCACCGGCAGGTTAGTGCGCCCCTGCTTGGGCAGTTGTGCGCGCAGGTGAAAGAAACTCGGGGTCGCCTTCGCGCTTTGCTCCGCCATTATGCGTGACAAATCGCTGCGACTTTTGGGTAGCTCGGGACCCGCGTACGCGCTCGCCATGAGTTCTCCTCCCTGGGTGCCTTGAATATCGGCGGGGGCGCCGGCGCGCCGGCCGCTGCTCTGTGATTTGATTAACTTGCCCGCCGCGCGGGTGTCAAGGCGCCCTCTCGCCACCCATCCAGTCGGGGTTTTTTTCCGATAGACCGTCCTTTGCCACGCCCGGCTCACGGACTGGAATGGCCTCCCAACGCCGGCAACGGAACCGTGATCCCAGCGTACAGGGTACGGCGCGGTCCATAGGCAGGCTCGAAAATCCCGATTCCCGTGCCATTGCGCAGTTCGTTTATCCGGTCCATCAGGTTGACCAACACCACGCGCCCCTGCACCTCTCCCAGTCCTGGCACCTGCCAGCTTCGCATCGCCGACACATCGATCTGATAGTTTTCCGGCAACTCCTGGGTATTGGCAAAGCCCGCGCGCAGCCCGCTTCCGTACACCCCGCTCAGGCTGAACAGATACTGGCGCCAGCCATAGGTGATTCCACCCGAAGCTGTGTAGTACTGTTCGTGATCGAGATAAATATAGTGATTGGCGATATAGCTTAATTCCTGCGGCGTGAAATTGTATTGGCCGGTAACCACGTCGTTGCCTTGCGCGATCGAGTAGGCGAAATTGGCCCACACCGCCAGTTTTTTCCAATTATAGGTCGCGCTGGTCTCGGCACCGTAGATCCGGCCGTTGCGATAATTGAAAGGAACAAAAATCGGTACGTAGCCGAATTGGCCCAAGTCGATTAAATCGTGCGACAGGCGGAAATAGGCGTTTTCCTCCAGCGTCAGATGCTCACCGATATGGCGCACCACGCCGGCGTCCCAATAATAATCGCGCTCGGGCAAAATCGCCGAGGAGCCTTGGCCCACAGCCGCCGTGGTGTTCTGAAACAGGGCGAAGCTGCGCGGCGAGATGGTCTCGAAGGACGGGGTTTGAAAAAAGCGCGCGAAGCCGGCGTGTAGGTCGGTCGCCCGGTTAAGTTTGTAAAGCAGGTTGATGCGCGGGCTGAACTGGTTGCCGCTGGTCAGCCCCGTGACCATATCCCAGCGGATACCGGCGGTCAGGGTCAGCTTGGGCGCAATTTGCCACACATCCTGCAGATATACCCCGTAAAGCATGTTGATGGCGTTTTGGTTGTCCACGATCGAAATGGGCACGTCGCTGGTCTGCTGCCCCGAGGAATTGGCCGGAAAAGTCCGCGAGGTATCGTCCAGCTCGACCCCGTATTCGCCCACATAAAAGCCGGCGCCAAACAGGTGCGATCCCAAGTTGTAGGTCAGGTCGGTTTGCAGAGTGTTAGCAAAATCACTGTGGAAGGTATCGGAGGCAACACCCTGATAGATGAGGTCGCCAACGTCGTCGGGATTGAAGGTGATCGTGCTATAGCGCGCGGTATAGGACACCTGGTAGCCGATTCCCGAGGGCATCACGCCGCTCAGCGACAAAACGGCAAAGTAATAGTCCTGATCCAGGCTTTCATTGAGCATCGAGGAGGGATAGTTAGCCGGATTCACTCCCGCCAGACTGTATAGCGGCGTTTGACCGGGGACATTGGGAAACTCGCTGTTGTTGATCGAGACCCCGGTTATCAGGCTAAGCTTGGCGGTGGAACTTAGGGCGTAGGAGAAATAACCGAAAAATTGCCCCTGGTCCGACAGATCGTGCAGCGGGGTGTGGTTAGGGGTAGATTGGCTGAAGCCCAGGTTGTCGTGAAGATAGGTGCCGGTCATGAAATAGCTCAACCCACCGTCGCACCCCCCATAATCGAAGCTGGGCTGGACGGTTTCACGTTGGCCGCCGTAAAACGACACGTTCCCGCCACCCTTGGAGCAACCGTCCGGGGTTTGGATATCAAGCACTCCGGCGTCTCGATAGCCCAAATTGGCGGGCAACACACCGTCGATCAGGCTCAGACGCTGAACGAAAAAACTGTTGAGGATCTGGCCGAACCCGCTGAAGCTGTCCAACGGTAGCATCACGCCGTTGATCCGCCATTGCAGATCCGCGTGTTCTCCCTCGATATGCACCTGCTGATCTTCGTCACGCACCACCCCCGGCATCTGCTGAAGGACGTCGTTGATCGGCGTATTCTGGCCCTCGGGAAGGTTCGAGATCTGCTGACGGGTGAGCGTGTATTGGCTGTTCCCGGTGACGCTCACGCTATTGCTCGGGCGGCTGATACGGGTGGCTACCACTTGCACGCTGAGCGCTTGCTCCGACTCCATCGCCAGGGTCACCGCCGGGCCGGGAGCGGCGCCCACGCTAACAATGCGGGTGGAGGGCTTGTAACCCGCCTGACGCGCCACGATCGCGTAAACGCCCGCGGCCAGATCCTTGAAATGGAACTCACCTTTGGCGTCGCTGTGGGTGCGCGCCGCCACTTTGCCGCCGCCATCTTGCAACTCAATCGCCACCGTGGCGAGCGGCCGGCCCAACGCGTCCGTCACGTTTCCTGATATCTCATGTGAATGGGTTGCTTGGGCACCGGCCGGTGCTGGATTAGCGCCCAGCAGCAGAATCATTCCAACCAAAATAGCATACTTGCGCACTCCGATTTCCCTCTCGTATTCGAGTCGTTATCCGCCCCAGCCCGCCCGCTTAAGAACAACAAGCGCGGGGCTCGAGAGGCACTTTGTAGTAAAGCTGGGAACTCAGAGCGCGACAGGAGGTGCGCGGGAGAAAACCTTGGCCCAAGTGATTAGTACCAATGGCACACGGGCACCAGCCATGCGTTGCCGCGCGCCCTCGACAGGCAGTGTCGGCCCGCAGCTCTGGCTGAGCTGGGTAGGCGAATGAAAATGGAACAAGCACAGCGCACAAAAGACGTCGCTGACCTGCGCCGACGGACCGAAGTACTCCTGAAACGTCTGTTGATGGAAATGGGCCGCGGATAGCGACTGCGCCGCCAGCAACAGGACGGCCATCGCCAGGATTCCAACCCGGCGACCGCGTTCGCGCGCTATCCCGGCCAGCATTCCCGGCCACCAAAGATGCTGGCGCGCAACAACGTAGAACCCCCCCGGGCCTCCAGGCCACCGTGCGAGCGATGGCGCACGTCGCGCGCGCACCGGCTTACAGCTATCGGGCGAGCCCCTAAAAATGTACAAGGGCGCATGGTTATTGCGGCCAATCCTGTTTACGAAGGCTCTAAATAATAACAGTCAGGGCCACGCCGTCAAGTGGCAGTGACCTGGCCGAGCTGCTGGTTAATTTCTTTTCATTGAATAGTCAGGGCGGCCGGAAGAAAATCGCGCTGGGTGTGTAACACGGAATTTACCGTGTATAGTGGCAGCGTGATTGGTTTTACCCGGCGCGCAAGCTAGCATTCCGCATCGCATGACGCACGGGCCCCGCGACCCGTTCAGGATTTCCAAGCACCAGGACGCGGCTTTGAATTAGTCGCGCCGAAGTTGGATTTATTACAGGTTTGACGATGCGAACCAAGAACGTGTTGTTCGGCATAGCGCTTTGCTTACTCTGGATACCCAGCCAGGCTCACGCCCAGGTGATGAGCCTGGATCAGGCTATCCACGAGGCCCTGGAAGTCAACCCGCAGGTGCGGGCGGCGCGCGCCCGCTGGGAGGCGGCCCAGCATCAGATTGTCCAGGCATATACTCCCAGCGACCCTCAGGCCTCTTTTCTCAACGGCGACAGTTGGCGTGGCCTGGGCACCCCAGCCTACCAGAGTTACGCCATCACCCAGTCTCTTCAGTTTCCGGGCAAAGCGTTGTTGCAGGGCACAATCGCCAAGCACACCGCCGATATTAGCGAGTTGGCCTACCGGGCGGTGTTGCGTGACGTGCGCGCGCAGGTCCAGACCGCCTATTACCAGCTCCAGTTGGATTTGGCGCTTAATGATCTGATTGTGGCCAACGCCGCGAGTCTGGAACAAGTACTGAAGGTCACCGAGATCTCTTACACCGCCAATCTTTCCAGCCAAGGCGATGTCATCAACGCTAAGTTCGCCCTGGAAGCGATGCGCGAGCAGGGCCGCCAACAGCTAGTCACAATCGCCAACGACCAAACCGCGCTTAACGTGCTTCTGATGCGCCGAGCCGAAGCGCCCCTGGAGGTCACGCGCCAATTCGATCTGACCGGATTCGAGGCGCGCTTGGAGCAGATAATCGATTTGGCGACGAGCAAACGGCAGGAAATCCTGGAAGCGGCGCTGGCCCAACAAAACCAAGCCAGCGCGCTCAAACTGGCGCGACTGGAATATGCACCAGACTATTCCATCGGCTTTGGCCTGGACCACTTCGAGGTCGCCAATTTTGCTCCGACGCTGGCGCATACTCAGGACTGGAACGTGACTTTGGCCTTCAATCTGCCACTGTTCTTCTGGGCCAAGAACGAAGACTTCGCCGCCGCCGAGCGCAACCTGGAGGCGGCACGCGAGGACCTCGACTCAATCCGGGTGCAGACCGCGGGTTTGGTGACGACCACCTATCGGCAAATCCTGCGATCGCGGGAGACCGCACTGCTTTATCGAAACACGCTGATTCCGCTGGCTCGCCAGGCATTCGCCGTGATGCTGGTGGCTTACCAGGGTGGCAAGGCGGATTTCACGACCCTGATTACTACCTTCCAGCAGGAAAGCAGCGCGCAGAGTACCTATCTGCAAGCCGTCAATCAGTTGCTCGCGGGCAAGGTCGCGCTGGAACAAGCCGCCGGCGGTAGTCTGCAATAAGCGTGCAGGAGTTGTAGGCGACACGTGAGAGCTTGCGACAATCGGGCGTCGACGTGCTCGCCCTGCCCCGCGACACGCCCGCTCGCGAGGCGGTCGAACGGACCGGTGGGCACCTTACCGATGAGTTCGAGGGTCAACTCAATGTGCGCTGGAGGCAGGGCGTCCGACTTCGCCTACGCGGATATCGATCGATCAGCGGCTGGGCGAAGAGCTTTGAAGGCACCCCGCGCGGGTACACCAAAATCTCAAGCTTTGCGCGCCAGCACAGTCAAAGTGCGCAGGCGAAAATGAAGCTTGCCATCGACCATCCGCACCCCAAGGTCGGCATCATCGCGACCTAGGCAGCCCCGCATCAAGTCGGCCGCCTGCGCGATCCGCTCGGCACTCTGGAAAGTACGGCTTGACCATTCTTCAAAGTCCATGTCGAGGTTGCCCGGCTGCGCTTTCTCGACACGTAGACCAACGTCGCGGCAGACTTGAAGCAACTCGGCGGCGCTCAGCGCACGCACATGCGAGGGATCGCGCAACCATTCGATGCGGTTGTGATAGGCCGCCTTGACCGGATCATCCGAACAAATCTCATCCAGGATAACCGCGCGCCCCCCAGCTTTGAGTACTCGCGCCAGCTCACCCACGACCACCTTTGGCCGGGGCAAATGGTGGACCGTATAGCGCATCACGCCCAAATCCATCGTGCCGCTTAACAAAGGGATCTGCTCGGCGTCCCCACGCACCAAGGCAACTGGGAATCGGGCCCGCTCGCCGGCCTCGCGCAGCATCCCCTCCGTCAGGTCCAGCCCGATCACCCGGCCGGTGATAGCGGCAAAGGCTTGCGCGACCAGTCCCGGGCCGCAGGCCAAGTCGAGCACGCGCGCCCCTGCCTGCACGCCGCTCAGCTCGACCAGCTCGCGCAAGCGGTTGGGATCGCGATGGACCGGACTACCCGCCAGCGAGCGCGCCTGCTTGGCAAACTCTCGCTGAACCGTCTGCTGATGGGCCGAGGCCACCGGCTACTCCTGACCCAGGATCGCCCCGGGATTATGGCTCACCATTCGTTCGATATCGCGGGCTGGGAAGCCTGCCTCCAGCATCTTGCTGATAAAGTAGGTTAGTCCTTCGTCAACATACGGATTGTAAGTTTGGCCCAGGTCGGTGGCCAGAATCGTAGTGCTGGTACCGATCGCGCGGATGTTGTTAACAACATGCTCCCATGGAATCTTTTTGGTATAGGCAGTGGTGAAGCAGCGCTCGAAGAGCACGTCGTAACGTGCCAGTTCGCGCTGCTGATCCAGACTGAGCAAAGTAGTAGGAAATTCCGGATGGGTGATGACAATGCGCTTGACCCCGGCCTCGCGCGCCGCCTTGACCACCGGGGCCATCTCGGGCGGGCTGATATGGCCGGTGGCCAGGATCATATCGTGCTTGGCCATCACTTCCAGACATTGCCGCGTGGCCGCTTTGACCTTCAGCCCCTCGTCGGTCACTCGAATCCATTCTCCCGCGATACCCAGGGCCCGCATCTCGCGCGCGATTCCCATCCAATACGGCAGCTTGCTTTCGTCCTTCTGCCCCGCCACGTTCTCTAGCTCGTTGGCTGAATCCACCGTGGGGAGCCAAACCACCTTGGCGCCCAAGCGACCGGCTATATCGACCGCAATCGGGTTGAGACCGCCCACCGCGTTGTTAAGCACCAAGCCGCCGAAGGCATGAATCTGGGGAAAGACGCGATTGAGGAGCGTGGCGCGGTCGGCCGTGCAGGTGTAATGCGATTTCAGCACGAAGCCTGACATCCCGCTTTCGACCGCACGTTTGGCCAACTCCAGGTCGTCGAATTTGCGCGCCATCACGTCAGGTCCGCTATGCACATGCATGTCATAGGCGCCCTTGAGCAGAGCCTTGGCCTCATCCTGACCAGCCATTTTCGAGCCTCCTTGCAAAACCGTGATGGTTGCAGTTGTAACGCTACATGACCTGGCTGCCGCCAAGGAAGAGCGCCGGTCGCGGCCGCCCTCATCCCTAGCGGGCACGGCGCGCTAGCGGCTGCTGGCGGCGCT
This genomic stretch from Candidatus Binataceae bacterium harbors:
- a CDS encoding cupin domain-containing protein, which encodes MASAYAGPELPKSRSDLSRIMAEQSAKATPSFFHLRAQLPKQGRTNLPVATTDRMYVWLKTYASGGENELHAHPNEDHMFLVLQGSAEFYGPKGETQVVSRMDGVFLPRGSFYWFKTVSQEPLVMLRVGACVDPNEDIMGRINIKGEPMPGDSAENKEVPLILHQDAWFE
- a CDS encoding TonB-dependent receptor, whose product is MRKYAILVGMILLLGANPAPAGAQATHSHEISGNVTDALGRPLATVAIELQDGGGKVAARTHSDAKGEFHFKDLAAGVYAIVARQAGYKPSTRIVSVGAAPGPAVTLAMESEQALSVQVVATRISRPSNSVSVTGNSQYTLTRQQISNLPEGQNTPINDVLQQMPGVVRDEDQQVHIEGEHADLQWRINGVMLPLDSFSGFGQILNSFFVQRLSLIDGVLPANLGYRDAGVLDIQTPDGCSKGGGNVSFYGGQRETVQPSFDYGGCDGGLSYFMTGTYLHDNLGFSQSTPNHTPLHDLSDQGQFFGYFSYALSSTAKLSLITGVSINNSEFPNVPGQTPLYSLAGVNPANYPSSMLNESLDQDYYFAVLSLSGVMPSGIGYQVSYTARYSTITFNPDDVGDLIYQGVASDTFHSDFANTLQTDLTYNLGSHLFGAGFYVGEYGVELDDTSRTFPANSSGQQTSDVPISIVDNQNAINMLYGVYLQDVWQIAPKLTLTAGIRWDMVTGLTSGNQFSPRINLLYKLNRATDLHAGFARFFQTPSFETISPRSFALFQNTTAAVGQGSSAILPERDYYWDAGVVRHIGEHLTLEENAYFRLSHDLIDLGQFGYVPIFVPFNYRNGRIYGAETSATYNWKKLAVWANFAYSIAQGNDVVTGQYNFTPQELSYIANHYIYLDHEQYYTASGGITYGWRQYLFSLSGVYGSGLRAGFANTQELPENYQIDVSAMRSWQVPGLGEVQGRVVLVNLMDRINELRNGTGIGIFEPAYGPRRTLYAGITVPLPALGGHSSP
- a CDS encoding TolC family protein, with the translated sequence MRTKNVLFGIALCLLWIPSQAHAQVMSLDQAIHEALEVNPQVRAARARWEAAQHQIVQAYTPSDPQASFLNGDSWRGLGTPAYQSYAITQSLQFPGKALLQGTIAKHTADISELAYRAVLRDVRAQVQTAYYQLQLDLALNDLIVANAASLEQVLKVTEISYTANLSSQGDVINAKFALEAMREQGRQQLVTIANDQTALNVLLMRRAEAPLEVTRQFDLTGFEARLEQIIDLATSKRQEILEAALAQQNQASALKLARLEYAPDYSIGFGLDHFEVANFAPTLAHTQDWNVTLAFNLPLFFWAKNEDFAAAERNLEAAREDLDSIRVQTAGLVTTTYRQILRSRETALLYRNTLIPLARQAFAVMLVAYQGGKADFTTLITTFQQESSAQSTYLQAVNQLLAGKVALEQAAGGSLQ
- a CDS encoding methyltransferase domain-containing protein — encoded protein: MASAHQQTVQREFAKQARSLAGSPVHRDPNRLRELVELSGVQAGARVLDLACGPGLVAQAFAAITGRVIGLDLTEGMLREAGERARFPVALVRGDAEQIPLLSGTMDLGVMRYTVHHLPRPKVVVGELARVLKAGGRAVILDEICSDDPVKAAYHNRIEWLRDPSHVRALSAAELLQVCRDVGLRVEKAQPGNLDMDFEEWSSRTFQSAERIAQAADLMRGCLGRDDADLGVRMVDGKLHFRLRTLTVLARKA
- a CDS encoding DUF6282 family protein, which codes for MAGQDEAKALLKGAYDMHVHSGPDVMARKFDDLELAKRAVESGMSGFVLKSHYTCTADRATLLNRVFPQIHAFGGLVLNNAVGGLNPIAVDIAGRLGAKVVWLPTVDSANELENVAGQKDESKLPYWMGIAREMRALGIAGEWIRVTDEGLKVKAATRQCLEVMAKHDMILATGHISPPEMAPVVKAAREAGVKRIVITHPEFPTTLLSLDQQRELARYDVLFERCFTTAYTKKIPWEHVVNNIRAIGTSTTILATDLGQTYNPYVDEGLTYFISKMLEAGFPARDIERMVSHNPGAILGQE